The following are from one region of the Phycisphaeraceae bacterium genome:
- a CDS encoding gamma-glutamyl-gamma-aminobutyrate hydrolase family protein (Members of this family of hydrolases with an active site Cys residue belong to MEROPS family C26.) — MVVQRPLIAITTDIVEVASRERTAMYPSYARSVAQAGGLPVLLPHEQGNIGEFVERCDGFVFTGGDDPRMEEFGVATDPRATLLHPDRQRFEVELLRQVLVRDKPVLGVCLGMQLLALVSRGMLDQRLGEPVAANHWEQEHAVQPEAGASLCAGKVLSRHRQAVSDAGVLHVLARAPDGIIEAVGDPERRFCLGVQWHPERTSEPALGSRLFEALVAAAQSSRALG, encoded by the coding sequence GCGAGTCGGGAGCGTACAGCAATGTACCCCAGTTATGCCCGTTCGGTTGCGCAGGCTGGGGGGTTGCCGGTGCTTCTTCCGCACGAGCAGGGCAATATCGGGGAGTTTGTCGAGCGATGCGACGGCTTTGTATTTACGGGTGGCGACGACCCACGTATGGAAGAATTTGGCGTGGCGACCGACCCGCGCGCGACGCTGCTGCACCCTGATCGGCAGAGGTTCGAGGTCGAGTTGCTGCGGCAGGTTCTGGTGCGAGACAAGCCGGTTCTGGGTGTGTGTCTGGGCATGCAGTTGCTGGCTTTGGTATCGCGCGGGATGCTTGACCAACGACTCGGAGAGCCCGTGGCGGCCAACCACTGGGAGCAGGAGCACGCGGTACAACCTGAAGCCGGGGCTTCACTCTGTGCGGGGAAGGTGCTGAGCCGCCATCGGCAGGCGGTGAGCGATGCTGGTGTATTGCATGTGCTGGCGCGCGCTCCGGATGGCATCATCGAGGCAGTTGGCGACCCCGAGCGAAGGTTTTGCCTCGGGGTGCAATGGCATCCGGAGCGCACGAGCGAGCCGGCGCTGGGCAGTCGTCTCTTTGAGGCTCTTGTAGCAGCAGCGCAATCGTCTCGGGCGCTGGGATGA